From the Solanum lycopersicum chromosome 10, SLM_r2.1 genome, one window contains:
- the LOC101250066 gene encoding rop guanine nucleotide exchange factor 7 isoform X2, producing the protein MDRLESHKDKRREFQPQLKHFIQLDPCVSSKKENHFSVLKFKVSKSIKNLYQKAKVSKRFGSKRFDFDGIVMTNSVYSASSLDDKMEVLSDKSDGAERVMEGYGESLDEKIGIGSSSSSVLLASEENVNEENSGSEDSCSPSSIVWHIQDDEVQHCANSDVSEEVEKPFVDKRKLEKQGSCLSEIEMMKERFSKLLLGEDMSGCGNGVCTALAISNAITNLCATLFGQIWRLEPLAPEKKLMWRREMEWLLCVSDHIVELIPSWQTFPDGSKLEVMTSRPRSDLYVNLPALRKLDNMLLDILDSFRSTEFWYVDQGILAPESDGSSSFRNPLPRQEEKWWLPVPRTPPGGLSENARRQLQHKRDCTNQILKAAMAINSNSLAEMEVPESYYEGLPKNGKASLGDLIHRYITSDQFSPECLLDCLDMSSEHQAFEIANRVESSIYVWRRRAHSKPFGSTHRSNSKSSWEMVKDLMVDGDKRELLADRAESLLLCLKQRFPGLPQTTLDMSKIQYNKDVGKSILESYSRVLESLAFNIIARVDDLLYADDLNKHSDQFVPISKVGIIAHKSMGTPLSVPVNGTPYKTAFTTPSFSPSQHISPAKGDRSKMFEGSKLSTRGFGVKKVLTDYLSIDSNGKDDFKRSDSCSSTSQDVSATASSRSSECSREVISPLTHDSAAKE; encoded by the exons ATGGATAGACTTGAGTCACACAAGGACAAAAGGAGAGAATTTCAGCCACAGCTCAAGCATTTTATTCAACTAGACCCTTGTGTAAGTTCCAAGAAAGAGAACCATTTTTCTGTATTGAAGTTTAAGGTTTCAAAATCCATCAAGAATTTGTATCAAAAAGCTAAAGTGTCAAAGAGGTTTGGAAGTAAAAGGTTTGATTTTGATGGCATTGTGATGACTAACTCTGTTTATTCTGCTTCTTCTCTTGATGATAAAATGGAGGTTTTGTCTGATAAGAGTGATGGGGCAGAAAGGGTAATGGAGGGTTATGGGGAGTCTTTGGATGAGAAAATTGGAATAGGCAGTAGTTCAAGTTCTGTTCTTTTAGCGTCAGAGGAAAATGTGAATGAAGAAAATAGCGGGTCTGAGGATTCTTGTTCTccatcttcaattgtttggcaTATTCAGGATGATGAGGTGCAGCATTGTGCAAATTCTGATGTTTCTGAAGAAGTAGAGAAGCCTTTTGTAGATAAAAGGAAGTTGGAGAAACAAGGGTCTTGTTTGTCTG AGATTGAAATGATGAAGGAGAGATTCTCAAAATTGCTGCTGGGAGAAGACATGTCTGGTTGTGGAAATGGGGTTTGCACAGCACTTGCAATTTCTAATGCTATCACTAATTTATGTG CTACTCTTTTTGGGCAAATTTGGAGATTAGAACCTTTAGCTCCAGAGAAAAAGTTAATGTGGCGGAGAGAAATGGAATGGCTTCTCTGTGTTAGTGATCATATTGTAGAACTCATACCCTCTTGGCAGACATTTCCAGATGGCAGCAAACTTGAG GTTATGACTTCTAGGCCACGGTCAGACCTTTACGTAAATCTTCCAGCTCTCCGTAAACTGGACAATATGCTCCTT GATATATTAGACAGTTTCCGAAGCACAGAATTCTGGTATGTTGACCAAGGAATCTTAGCTCCAGAATCCGATGGGTCGTCCTCATTCAGAAATCCTCTCCCTCGTCAAGAAGAGAAATGGTGGCTACCGGTTCCTAGAACTCCCCCTGGTGGTCTCAGTGAAAATGCAAGAAGGCAGTTGCAGCACAAACGTGATTGCACAAACCAAATCCTGAAAGCTGCAATGGCGATTAACAGCAACAGCTTAGCTGAAATGGAGGTGCCTGAATCATATTATGAAGGCCTTCCTAAG AACGGAAAAGCTAGCTTAGGTGATCTCATCCACCGTTATATCACTTCGGACCAATTTTCACCTGAATGTTTGCTTGACTGTCTTGATATGTCTTCTGAGCATCAAGCATTCGAGATAGCAAACCGAGTGGAGTCTTCAATTTATGTGTGGCGCAGAAGAGCTCACTCAAAACCTTTTGGTAGTACGCACAGGTCCAATTCAAAATCCTCATGGGAAATGGTTAAGGATTTGATGGTTGATGGCGATAAGAGGGAGTTACTTGCTGATAGAGCTGAAAGCCTTTTGCTTTGCTTAAAGCAAAGGTTCCCTGGTCTCCCACAGACAACCTTAGACATGagcaaaattcaatataacaaG GATGTTGGCAAATCTATTTTGGAGAGCTACTCGAGAGTGCTTGAAAGCCTGGCATTCAATATTATTGCACGCGTTGATGACCTTCTTTATGCAGATGATTTGAATAAACACTCAGATCAATTTGTGCCAATCTCCAAAGTCGGTATCATTGCACATAAGAGCATGGGGACGCCTCTCTCAGTACCTGTCAACGGCACCCCATATAAAACAGCTTTTACTACACCAAGCTTCTCCCCTTCCCAACATATTAGTCCTGCAAAGGGAGATAGATCAAAAATGTTTGAAGGCAGCAAGCTTTCTACTCGAGGCTTTGGTGTGAAAAAGGTCTTAACTGATTATTTGAGCATCGATTCAAATGGAAAGGACGATTTCAAACGATCAGATTCATGTTCAAGCACATCTCAAGATGTTTCAGCAACTGCATCCTCACGGTCTTCAGAATGTTCAAGAGAAGTTATCAGCCCGTTGACACATGACTCAGCTGCAAAAGAATAA
- the LOC101250066 gene encoding rop guanine nucleotide exchange factor 7 isoform X1, giving the protein MDRLESHKDKRREFQPQLKHFIQLDPCVSSKKENHFSVLKFKVSKSIKNLYQKAKVSKRFGSKRFDFDGIVMTNSVYSASSLDDKMEVLSDKSDGAERVMEGYGESLDEKIGIGSSSSSVLLASEENVNEENSGSEDSCSPSSIVWHIQDDEVQHCANSDVSEEVEKPFVDKRKLEKQGSCLSEIEMMKERFSKLLLGEDMSGCGNGVCTALAISNAITNLCATLFGQIWRLEPLAPEKKLMWRREMEWLLCVSDHIVELIPSWQTFPDGSKLEVMTSRPRSDLYVNLPALRKLDNMLLCLPLSQDILDSFRSTEFWYVDQGILAPESDGSSSFRNPLPRQEEKWWLPVPRTPPGGLSENARRQLQHKRDCTNQILKAAMAINSNSLAEMEVPESYYEGLPKNGKASLGDLIHRYITSDQFSPECLLDCLDMSSEHQAFEIANRVESSIYVWRRRAHSKPFGSTHRSNSKSSWEMVKDLMVDGDKRELLADRAESLLLCLKQRFPGLPQTTLDMSKIQYNKDVGKSILESYSRVLESLAFNIIARVDDLLYADDLNKHSDQFVPISKVGIIAHKSMGTPLSVPVNGTPYKTAFTTPSFSPSQHISPAKGDRSKMFEGSKLSTRGFGVKKVLTDYLSIDSNGKDDFKRSDSCSSTSQDVSATASSRSSECSREVISPLTHDSAAKE; this is encoded by the exons ATGGATAGACTTGAGTCACACAAGGACAAAAGGAGAGAATTTCAGCCACAGCTCAAGCATTTTATTCAACTAGACCCTTGTGTAAGTTCCAAGAAAGAGAACCATTTTTCTGTATTGAAGTTTAAGGTTTCAAAATCCATCAAGAATTTGTATCAAAAAGCTAAAGTGTCAAAGAGGTTTGGAAGTAAAAGGTTTGATTTTGATGGCATTGTGATGACTAACTCTGTTTATTCTGCTTCTTCTCTTGATGATAAAATGGAGGTTTTGTCTGATAAGAGTGATGGGGCAGAAAGGGTAATGGAGGGTTATGGGGAGTCTTTGGATGAGAAAATTGGAATAGGCAGTAGTTCAAGTTCTGTTCTTTTAGCGTCAGAGGAAAATGTGAATGAAGAAAATAGCGGGTCTGAGGATTCTTGTTCTccatcttcaattgtttggcaTATTCAGGATGATGAGGTGCAGCATTGTGCAAATTCTGATGTTTCTGAAGAAGTAGAGAAGCCTTTTGTAGATAAAAGGAAGTTGGAGAAACAAGGGTCTTGTTTGTCTG AGATTGAAATGATGAAGGAGAGATTCTCAAAATTGCTGCTGGGAGAAGACATGTCTGGTTGTGGAAATGGGGTTTGCACAGCACTTGCAATTTCTAATGCTATCACTAATTTATGTG CTACTCTTTTTGGGCAAATTTGGAGATTAGAACCTTTAGCTCCAGAGAAAAAGTTAATGTGGCGGAGAGAAATGGAATGGCTTCTCTGTGTTAGTGATCATATTGTAGAACTCATACCCTCTTGGCAGACATTTCCAGATGGCAGCAAACTTGAG GTTATGACTTCTAGGCCACGGTCAGACCTTTACGTAAATCTTCCAGCTCTCCGTAAACTGGACAATATGCTCCTT TGTTTGCCTCTTTCACAGGATATATTAGACAGTTTCCGAAGCACAGAATTCTGGTATGTTGACCAAGGAATCTTAGCTCCAGAATCCGATGGGTCGTCCTCATTCAGAAATCCTCTCCCTCGTCAAGAAGAGAAATGGTGGCTACCGGTTCCTAGAACTCCCCCTGGTGGTCTCAGTGAAAATGCAAGAAGGCAGTTGCAGCACAAACGTGATTGCACAAACCAAATCCTGAAAGCTGCAATGGCGATTAACAGCAACAGCTTAGCTGAAATGGAGGTGCCTGAATCATATTATGAAGGCCTTCCTAAG AACGGAAAAGCTAGCTTAGGTGATCTCATCCACCGTTATATCACTTCGGACCAATTTTCACCTGAATGTTTGCTTGACTGTCTTGATATGTCTTCTGAGCATCAAGCATTCGAGATAGCAAACCGAGTGGAGTCTTCAATTTATGTGTGGCGCAGAAGAGCTCACTCAAAACCTTTTGGTAGTACGCACAGGTCCAATTCAAAATCCTCATGGGAAATGGTTAAGGATTTGATGGTTGATGGCGATAAGAGGGAGTTACTTGCTGATAGAGCTGAAAGCCTTTTGCTTTGCTTAAAGCAAAGGTTCCCTGGTCTCCCACAGACAACCTTAGACATGagcaaaattcaatataacaaG GATGTTGGCAAATCTATTTTGGAGAGCTACTCGAGAGTGCTTGAAAGCCTGGCATTCAATATTATTGCACGCGTTGATGACCTTCTTTATGCAGATGATTTGAATAAACACTCAGATCAATTTGTGCCAATCTCCAAAGTCGGTATCATTGCACATAAGAGCATGGGGACGCCTCTCTCAGTACCTGTCAACGGCACCCCATATAAAACAGCTTTTACTACACCAAGCTTCTCCCCTTCCCAACATATTAGTCCTGCAAAGGGAGATAGATCAAAAATGTTTGAAGGCAGCAAGCTTTCTACTCGAGGCTTTGGTGTGAAAAAGGTCTTAACTGATTATTTGAGCATCGATTCAAATGGAAAGGACGATTTCAAACGATCAGATTCATGTTCAAGCACATCTCAAGATGTTTCAGCAACTGCATCCTCACGGTCTTCAGAATGTTCAAGAGAAGTTATCAGCCCGTTGACACATGACTCAGCTGCAAAAGAATAA